From Thermoflexus hugenholtzii JAD2:
GTGGGCGGAGGCGTAGAAATCGGGGCGATAGCGGAGCAGCGCCACATCCGGCTGCGGCTCTGAACGGGTCCCCAGGCGGATGGGATCCTGGGCGCCGACGATCGCACGATCTCCCACGGCTCGATCCAGGAGCCGGACGAGGCGCTTCACGCAGGCGGCGTGTCGGCTTCCGATGGGGCTCATGGTGACGAGTTCTCCTTCGATGAGCTCCACGCGGTCGTCTTCGGAGAGGATGCCGGCCTCGGCCATGCGGTGGTATTCCTCCACAGTGAACAAGCGCCGCTGGACCTGAACGCGCATCGTTTTCCTCCTTCATCCCGAAGAGCCCAGCCAGGGTCTTCTCCTTCCAGCGTAACACCCCTGGCCTGGCATGGCAAGGCGCTCGCTTCCGGCGATTCTGGACAGCCTTCGCGATCCAGTCTATCTTTGAAGAGACATCCGTCTCCACGGATGCCCGGACCCCGGTGAGGGAGGTAGAAGACGCGATGACCATCGGTCAGCGGATCCCCATGCGGGATGGCCATCTGAAGGCGACGGGGCGCTTGAAGTTCGGCGCTGACCTTCGATTGCCCGATCTCCTGTATGCCCGCTTGGTCCTCAGCCCCCATGCCCACGGCCGCCTCCGGCGGATCGAAACCGCCCCCGCCCGCGCCGTCCCCGGCGTCGTTGCCGTGCTGACCGCGGCGGATCTGCCATGGTTCCAGCGGGAGCCGGAGAGCCACGCGCGGGCGCTGTTAGCCTGGGAGCGCGTGGTGTATTACGGCCAGCCGGTCGCCGTGGTGCTGGCGGAGAGCGAGGCCGCGGCGGCGGACAGCGCCGCCCGGGTCGAGATCGATATCGAGCCGCTGCCTGCTGTGGTGGATCCCCTGAAGGCGATGGCGCCGGACGCGCCGCGGATCTGGCCGGGCGGACGCCCCGGGGTGCGGGCGGACGCCGGGGCCCACGCGGCGGACGTCGGGAGCGCCTCGGAAGGATCCGCCGTCCTGCCTCCCAACGTCTCCGACCACGTCCGCTACACCCGCGGGGAGATCGCCCGGGGCTTCGAAGAGGCGGATCTCGTCCTGGAACTTACTTATCGCACCGCTTCGGTGCATCAGGCGTATATCGAACCGCACACGACGACGGCGGCCCTCGATCCGGCCACCGAGACGCTGACCATCTGGACCAGCACGCAGGATCCCTTCGGGGTGCGGGAGGAGGTCGCCGATTTCCTGGGCTGGCCGGAGAACCGGATCCGGGTGGTGCCGACGCCGGTGGGGGGCGGCTTCGGCGGCAAGTTCACCCTGCTGGAGCCCCTGGTGGCTGCCCTGGCCATCCATACCCGCCGGCCCGTCCGGCTCACCCTCACCCGACAGGAGGAGTTCCTCATCGGAACACCCGCCCACGCCTCCATCATCACCCTGAAGACCGGGGTGAAGCGGGATGGAACCCTCACCGCCCTCCAGGCCCGCGTGATCTTCGACGCGGGGGCTTTCCCGGGCTCCCCGGCGCGCATCGCCGCGAACCTGTTGGGGAGCTTCTATCGCTTCCCCCACTATGAGATCGAGGCCTTCGAGGTGCTGACCCACAAGCCAGGGGTCGGTGCCTATCGCGCGCCGGGCGCGCCCCAGGCCCTCTTCGCCCTGGAGTCCCAGATGGATGAGATGGCCCGCCAGCTGGGGCTGGACCCCCTGGAGTTCCGGTTGCGGAATGTGATGGGGGAAGGGGACGAGCTGCCCAGCGGGAAGCGCTATGGCCCCATCGGCCTGCGGGCCTGCCTGGAGGCCCTGCGGGAGCATCCGCTGTGGCGGGAAGGGCGTCGGGAGCCCGGGGAGGGCATCGGGCTGGCGGTGGGCGGCTGGCATGGAGGGCTCGAGCCGGCCGCCGCGATGTGCCATGTGGATCGCGACGGCAGCGTCCGGATCTACGTGGGGGCGGTGGACCTGCAGGGCACGCACACGGCGATGGCTCAGCTGGCCGCCTCGATCCTGGGGGTGCCCCTGGAGCAGGTGCGGATCCTCCAGGGGGATACCGACACCAGCCCCTATGCCGGGGCCAGCGGGGGCAGCAAGACCATCTACACGGTGGGCTTGGCGGTGCAGCGGGCAGCGGAGGAGGCCCGCCAGCAGATCCTGCGCATCGCCGCGGAGCATCTGGAGGTCGCCCCGGAGGATCTGGAGATCCACGATGGCCAGATCTACGTCCGGGGGGTTCCGGAGCCCCGGATGCGCGTCGGCGAGGTGGCCGCCCTGGCCCAGCGGTTCGGGGGGAAGTTCGAGCCGGTGTTCGGTCGGGGGACCTCCGCCCAGCGGGAGCAGGCGCCGGGCTTCGCCGCCATGCTCGTCCGGGTGCGGGTGGATCCGGAGACCGGCCGGGTGACGGTGCGGGAGGTGGTGGTGGCCCAGGATGTCGGCCGGGCCCTGAACCCGTTGCTGATCGAAGGGCAGATGCACGGCGGGGCGGCTCAGGGTCTGGGCTGGGGTCTTTGGGAGGCCCTGCGTTACGATGAGAATGGGGTGGCGCTGACTGCCTCCTTCCTGGATTACGCCCTCCCCATCGCCCCGGAGGTCCCGCCCATCGAAACCCGCATCGTCGAGGTTCCCAGCCCGCACGGCCCCTTTGGGGCCCGGGGCGTTGGGGAGCCGCCGGTGGTGCCCGGGGCGGCCGCCGTGGCCAATGCGATCCGGGATGCGGTCGGCGTCCGGATGACCGAGCTGCCCATCACCCCGGAACGCCTGTGGACGGCCATGACCGCCCGGATGATCGCCGAGACCCGCCTCCGACACGAGTGGGGGGATTAATGGTTTGGGGCAGGATCCCTCGCGAATCGACCGTTTGGAGGATGCATCCTCTCCGTGGGAGCGGCTTCCGCCGCGAACCATTGCGGGATCGAAGACGGGGTTCGGGGCTGAAGTCCCCTATGCAAGCCGAAATTCATTAATTGTGCTAATCGAAAGGAGCATGACGATGGAGCTCCGACATTACCGTTTCCGGCGTATTACGATGGATCCCAACAAATGCATGGGGAAGCCATGCATCCGTGGTTTGCGAATTCCGGTATCCTCGATCCTAAATTACCTGAGCTCCGGCATGACGATTGAAGAGATCCTTCAAGAGTGGCCTGAGCTGGAACGCGAAGATATCTATGAAGCCCTTGCCTTTGCGGCCTTCATGTTAGAAGAGCGTGTGCTTCCTTTAGAGGAGGTCCGCACACAATGAGGTTTCTGTTAAACATGAATATGCCCCGCTCTTTGTCCAAGCACTTGCAGGATAAAGGATACTCTTGTCGTCATGCAGGGGATATCGGTCTGAGTCACGCAGAGGATTGGCAAATCATTGAGGAAGCTCGACGTCAAGAGGAGATCATCCTCACCCATGATCTGGATTATGGCCGTCTGCTGGCTTTTACGCGCCAGTCTTCCCCTTCTATCATCATTTTCCGCACCCGTCGTTCCCAACCTGATCAGATATTTCAGAAATTAATCGATATACTTCCTCAAGTAGAGGAATACCTTCGGAGAGGTTCGATCATTGTTGTAGAGGATCAAATTATACGCATTCGAAGGCTGCCTTTTGATGAGCCTCGGAGATGAATGTAAGCAAATCGTTAGAATGATTCGCTGTCCTCTACAGGCTTGACCGCCGGGCCTTCCGGCATGGGTTGGGAACGAGGTTCGGCGTAAGCGAGATCCTGTTGCGGGAGGGACCTATGGGGAGCGAGGTGTTGCGGAACTACATCGGCGGCCAGTGGGTGGCGTCGGCGACGGACACCTACCTGGAGGTGCGCAACCCGGCCCTGGATGCGGTGATCGCCCGGGTTCCCCTCTCCACGGTGGAGGAAGTGAACCGAGCGGTGGCGGCAGCCCGGGAGGCTTTTGAGTCGTGGCGGCGCCTCCCCATCCCGGTCCGCGCTCGCTATCTCCTGCGCCTGCGGGATCAGGTGGAGCGGCGTTTTGAGGACCTGGCCCGCACCATCGTGCAGGAGCACGGGAAGACCCTGGAGGAAGCCCGGGGGGAGATGCAGCGGACCCTGGAGAACATCGAGGCGGCCGCTGGGATGTTCACCGCGCTCATGGGTTATCACACCCCCCAGGTCGCCGATGGGATCGATGAGGAGTGCATCCTGGAGCCGGTGGGCGTCTTCTGCTGCATCGCACCCTTCAACTTCCCCGCCATGATCCCCTCGTGGTTCTTCCCCTACGCCCTCGTCGCCGGGAACACCTACATCGTCAAGCCCTCCGAGATCTGCCCCATCACGCAAACCCGTATCTTCGAGCTGATCCACGAGGTTGGCTTCCCTCCGGGGGTGATCAACATGGTCCACGGGGGGAAGGAGGTGGTGGACGCGCTGCTGACCCACCCCGACGTTGCGGGGGTCTCCTTCGTGGGCTCCACGCCGGTGGCGAAGTATGTCTACGCCACGGCGGCCGCCCACGGCAAGCGAGCCCAGTGCCACGGCGGGGCCAAGAACGCCCTGGTGGTGATGCCCGACGCGGACCTGGAGCGCACGGTCCCGGCCATCCTCTCCTCCGCCTTTGGGTCGGCGGGCCAGCGCTGCCTGGCCGGCTCCCTGGTGATGGCCGTGGGGGAGATCCACAAGCCGTTGCGGCGGGCCTTGGTGGAGGGAGCGTCCCGCATCCGGGTGGGTTACGGGCTCGACGAGGGCGTGCAGATGGGTCCGGTGGTCTCCCGCAAAGCCTTGGAGCGGATCCACCGCTATATCGAGCTCGGCGTGCGGGAAGAAGCCGAGCTGATCCTGGACGGACGGGGGATCCGGGTGCCGGGCTATCCCAACGGCTATTTCATCGGGCCGACGATCTTCGACGAGGTGCAGCCGAAGATGACCATCGCCTGCGAGGAGATCTTCGGCCCGGTGCTGGGGGTGATCCGGGTGCGTGATCTGGAGGAGGCCCTGGAGATCATCAACGGCCTCCCCTATGGGAACGCCGCCTCCTTGTTCACCCGGGACGGGCGGGCGGCCCGGGAGTTCCGGCTGCGGGTGCGCGCAGGCAACGTGGGGATCAACATCGGCGTGGCCGCCCCCATCGCCCCTTACCCCTTCGCCGGGCAGAAGCAATCCTTCTTCGGCGACCTCCACGGCCAGGGGATGGACACCTTATACTTCTTCACGGATCGCAAAGTGGTCATCACCCGCTGGTTCTAAGCGGCAGGCCCTTCTTCGCCCCGCGAGGAAGTCGCGGTGCCGGGCGAGCGCTGGATCCTAACGATGGACCTGGGGACGACGGGCCCCAAGGTGGGCCTGGTCTCGACGCAGGGGGAGCTCCTGGCCTGGGAGAAGGAGCCCACCCGGTTGTCCCTCCTGTCGGACGGCGGGGCGGAACAGGATCCCCATGAATGGTGGGAGGCCATCCGGCGGGCCACCCATCGCTTGCTGGAAGGGATCCCGGAGGCCCGGGAACGCATCGTCGCCATCGGCTGCACCGGCATGTGGTCCACCCTCGTCCCCGTGGACCGCGAAGGCGCTCCGTTAACCCCTGCGATCCTCTGGATGGACGCCCGGGGCGCGCCGGAGGTGGAGGAGATGTTCGGCGGCTTCCCCTCCGTGGCGGGCTACCGTCTCGATCGCCTGATCCTCTGGATCCGGCTGACGGGAGGGGTCCCGGGCCATTCGGGGAAGGATTCGTTCGCTCATCTTCTGTATCTGCGCCGTCGTCGCCCGGAGGTCTATCGGGAGACCTGGAAGTTCCTGGAGGCGAAGGACTATCTGAACCTCCGCCTGACCGGGTGCGCCGCCGCTTCTTACGATTCCGTCGCCCTCTTCTGGCTCACCGACAACCGGGACATCCTCCGGATCGACTATCATCCCGCGTTGCTTCGGACGGCGGGCGTGGATCGGGAGAAGCTCCCCGACCTCCGGAAGGCCGTGGAGATCCTGGGTCCGCTCCGGCCGGAAGCGGCCCGGGACCTGGACCTCCGCCCGGGGATCCCGGTGATCGTGGGGACGCCGGATGTGCAGGCCGGAGCGGTCGGCTCCGGGGCGGTGGCGGATGAGGCCCCGCACCTCTATCTGGGCACTTCCTCATGGCTCACCTGTCACGTGCCGTTCCGCCGGGTGGATCTCCTTCGGAACATGACCACGCTCCCCTCCGCGATCCCCGGCCGCTATTTCATCGCCAACGAGCAGGAGACGGCGGGAGCCTGCCTGCAGGTCCTGGGCCGGCTGCTCCAGGATCCCACCGCAACGGCCCCTCTCCCCGAGCCGCTCCTGGACGCCCTCGCGGCCCAGGCCCCGCCGGGGAGCGGGGGCCTGTTGTTTACGCCGTGGCTGTATGGGGAGCGAACGCCGGTGGAGGACAGCGCCCTGCGCGGGGGGTTTTTCAACCTCTCCCTGGAGACCCAACGGGAACATCTGGTGCGGGCGGTCTTCGAGGGTGTCGCTTACAACACCCGCTGGCTGTTGGAGGCGGTGGAGGCTTTCCTCCGGCATCGCGTGGAGGATATCCGGTTCATCGGGGGCGGGGCGCGCTCGGCTGTCTGGGGCCAGATCATGGCGGACGTTCTGAACCGGACGATCCATACGGTGCAGGAGCCGCAGCTGGCGGCCCTGCGCGGGGTCGCCCTGCTCGCCACGGTGGCCCTCGGTGAGCTGACGTGGGCGGAGATCCCGGAGCGGGTGCCTATTGCCGCTACCTTCCGTCCAGATCCCGCCCACCGCGCGCGCTACGACGCGCTGTTCCGGGAGTTCCTGGCCCTCTATCGGGCGACCCGCGGCATTTACCGGCGCCTTCACCGCCGCCGCTCGCTCTTCGTCTGAGATGGCGGATCCCTCAGGAGCTGTGAGATGCCACGCGAAGATGGGTTGTGGGGGTTCCTCCGGCGAAGGCTTCGTTCATGGCTTGCCCGGCTGGAGCGACCGGTGCGGGCAGTGCCTGGGGTGGAGCGTCGCCTGGAGGAGGAATACGCGGAGGTGTTGCGAGGGCTGGAGCCGCTCCTCAAACCTTACCGGGATCTTCCCGCCTTCCACCGGTTGCCCCCGGAGGGGCGGTCCCCGGAGTGGGTGTTTCAGCATCTGGAAGCGCTGGCGGCCCGGGAGGAGCCGCGATGGCGAAAGGGCTATGCCTCGGGGGCGGTGTATCACGGCGGGGGACCCCACGTGGCCTTCCTGAACCGCGTCTACGCCCTTTTCTCCCAGACCAACCCCCTCCACCCGGATCTCTGGCCCAGCGTGGCGCGGATGGAGGCGGAGATCGTCTCCATGACCGCGCACATGCTGGGCGCGGACGCCGCGGGCGAGGAGATCGTGGGGACGGTGACCTCATGCGGGACGGAGAGCATCCTGCTGGCGCTGAAGGCCTACCGGGACTGGGCCCGGGAGACGCGGGGGATCGTCCGGCCGGAGGTGGTGCTCCCGGTCACCGCCCACGCGGCGTTCGAGAAGGCCGCTCAGCTCCTCGGGTTGCGCTTGATCTACGTCCCCGTGGATGCGGGTTATCGGGCCGATGTGGCGGCCATGGCCCGGGCGATCACCCGTCGCACCATCGTCCTGGTGGCCTCCGCTCCCTCGTTCCCCCATGGCATCATCGACCCTGTCCCGGAGATCGCGACCCTGGCCCGGGCGCACGGGATCGGCTGCCACGTGGATGCATGCCTGGGCGGGTTCATCCTGCCGTGGGCGGAACGGCTGGGCTATCCCGTCCCTCCCTTCGATTTCCGACTGCCCGGCGTGACTTCGATCTCTGTCGATCCGCACAAATACGGATACGCGCCGAAGGGCGTCTCGGTGATCCTGTATCGGGGAAGGGCGCTGCGCCGTTATCAATACTTCGCGGCCACGGACTGGCCGGGGGGCCTCTACGCCACCCCTACGCTGCTGGGAAGCCGTCCCGGCGGTCTGATCGCCGCGGCCTGGGCGGCGATGGTCGCGCTGGGGGAGCAAGGGTATCTGGAGGCCACGCGCGCGATCCTGGAGACGGCAGCCCGGATCCGGGAGGGGATCCGCCAGATCGCCGGGTTGGAGGTCATGGGGGATCCCCTCTGGGTGATCGCCTTCACATCGAAGGAGTTCGATATTTACCGGGTGCTGGAGCGGATGGGGCAGAGGGGCTGGAGTTTAAACGCGCTGCAGCACCCGCCGGCGGTGCATCTTGCGGTCACCCTGCGCCACACCCAGCCCGGGGTGGCCGAGCGGTTCCTGGAGGATCTGCGGGAAAGCGTGGCCTGGGTGCGGGCACACCCCGAGGAACGGGGCGCCCTGGCCCCGGTCTACGGCATGGCCGCTACCTTGCCCTTCCGCGGGGTGGTCCGGGATCTGCTCCACCGCTATTTAGATTTGCTCTACACGCCGTGAGCGGGTGAGGCATCGCTGGAACATCGTAGGGGCGCAGCGGCGCTGCGCCCTTACTTGTTATGAATGTAGGACGAAATTCATTTCGGCCTATCCGAGAGCCTGCAAGCAAGCGGCGTGCGGCGTCGGTGGTGCGCCGTTTATCGCCGGAGGAGCTCCATCAGCGTGATCTCGAAGGGCGCCAGCCGCAGCTCCCGGAGGGCTTCCTCGGCGCCCTCCTTCCGGTGGGTGGAGAAGAGGCACCGGCCCCAGGTCGGGAGATCGAGGCGCACGTGGGCCGGGCCTTCGCTCATGTTCATCGCCACCAGGCAGGCCGAGCCGTCCTCCCGCAGCCGGCGCAGGAAGATCAGGGCCTCCTCGGAATCCTCCGCCAGAGGGACGTATTCGCCCGCGAGCAAAGCCGGCGTGCGCTGCCGCAGGCGGATCAGACGCCGATAAAAAGCAAGCAGCGAATCCGGCTCCTCCAGCTGATCCGCCACGTTCACCCCCTCCTGGTAGTTCGGATGCACCGGGAGCCACGGGGCCACCCCCGGCGGGCAGAAGCCGGCGTTCGGCGCCCGGGACCACTGCATCGGCGTCCGGCATTTGTCCCGGCCGAACTGCGCCCCACGGATCACGGCCTCCTCATGGGGCGTTCCGAACAGCTCCCGCTCCACCGTATACCACCAGCGGCCCAAGGGATCCTTGAACAAAGAGAGGTCGGTGAGGATCAGATCCCGCATGCCGATCTCTTCCCCGTAGTAGAGGAAAGGCGTCCCCCACAGGGTGAGCATGAGGGCGGCGGCGATGCGGGCGATCTCCCGGTCATGCCGGCCGTCCCCGTAGCGGCTGAGGACGCGGGAGACGTCGTGGTTGCCCATGGTGTTGCAGGGCCATGCGCCGGGGGGCAGCCCGGCCAGCCGCTCCCGCTGGTTCGCCCGCACCACCGCCGGCGTCAGGCGCGGGGCCTTCATCAACGGGAAGTTGAAGACCAGATGCAGCTCGTCCTCCCCGTTCCCGTAATACGCCAGGTCCTCCGTCTCCCCCACCAGCACCACGTCCCCATAGGCGTTGACCAGGGCCCGCAGCTCCCGCATCAGGTCGTGGACCTCGGGCAGGTCCTCCTGATAGCGGAACATCTCCTGGCGGATGCGCCACAGGCGCTCCCGCTCCGCCTCATCCGTGGCCGCGTTCCACGCCTTCAGCCACTCGGGGTAGCTCATCGGCGCCGTCTGATCCGGGAGCGCGGGATCTTCGAAGATCGTCCCCACCGCGTCCAAGCGGAAGCCGTCCACCCCCATGTCCAGCCAGAAGCGGACGACGTCGAACATCGCCCGCTTCACTGCCGGGTTCCGCCAGTTGAGATCCGGCTGCTCTTTAAAGAAGAAGTGATAGTAATACTGGCCGGTTTGCGGATCGTATTCCCAAGCGGAGCCGCCGAAGGCTGAATACCAGTTGTTGGGAGGCTCGCCGTCCTTGCCGTCGCGCCAGATATACCAGTCCCGCTTCGGATGATCGCAGCGGGAGCGGGACTCCTGAAACCACGGGTGCTGATCCGAGGTGTGGTTGAGCACCAGATCCAGGATCACCCGGATGTTCCGGCGGTGGGCGTCCTCCAGGAGGCGGCGGAAATCCTCCAGGGTCCCGTATTCCGGGGCCACGTTCGTGTAGTCCGCGACGTCGTATCCCCAATCCACCAGCGGGGAAGGGTAGTGGGGGCACAGCCAGATGGCCTCGACCCCCAGGTCCTGGAGGTAATCCAGATGGCGACGGATCCCCTCCAGGTCTCCGATGCCGTCCCCGTTCGCGTCCGCAAAGCTGCGGGGATAGATCTGATAGAACACGGCCCTCTGCCACCAGCGCAAGGACGTCATCGCGCAACCTCCGGTGCCTCCGGCTTGGATTCCAGAGCGCTTGGGAAAGGGGAGAAGCCGAAGCGATCGGCCTCCTGTAACGAGTGAGAGATTTTATTCGGGTGAGGGCGGATCGACAAGGGGCCGGGCGAACAGGCCGACCAGGTGAAGGCGCCATCCGCGCAGGGGGCGCCACGCGGTGAGCCGTTCGTAAAGGGCGGCGAGGGCGAAGAGGAGTGGGTGGAAGGCCAGATATGTGGGATCCTCGATCTCGAACCAGGCGATCTCCTGCAGGCCGGCCGCGCGGAGGAGGCGGCGCAACGCCCCCGGCGTGTTGGCGCGATAGAAGGTGGGGAAGATGTCCTGGGGCGCGCGGCCGTAGAGGCGGCGCACCAGCGGGCGGCGCCAGCGCGATGGGATGGCGCGCCCCAGGGCGATGAGCGGATGACGGGCGTTGGGCGTGAGCAGGAGAAGGCGTCCTCCCGGCTTTAACACCCGGGCGATCTCCCGGAAAGCCAGCTGGGGCTCCGGCAGGTGCTCGATCACCCAGGTGCAGAGGACCAAATCAAAGGTCCACGCGGGGAAGGGCAGGGCCTCCAGCCGTGCCTGGGCCCGGAGGGGGAGGATGCGGTTCTCCCGAAGGGAAGGGAAATCCGCATCCACCCCGACGGCCAGGCCCACTCGCTCCTGGAACCGGCCCAGCACCCCCCAGCGCCCGCATCCCGCATCCAGGGCGCGGACGTAGGGGAGGAGCAACGGCTCCAGCAGGGCGTTCAGGACATCCCCCGCCGGCCGCCATCCCGGCCGTTGCGCCTGATACCGGCGGCGCGCCTGCTCCTGACGGGAGAGCTCCAGCATGGACACCTATCGGAAGAGGGCTCTGCTGGCAACTATTCTGGCCCCGGCCGCCCAACCTGTCATCGGACCACCCCGGGGAACGAAACGCCGCCGGACTCCTCGCTGGAACCGAAGCCCTCCTGAGGTTAGAGGATCTTATATTGACGTCTCCCAAAGATTGGTAAAAATAAAAAGTGAACTCAGGCGTTTGAACGGGACGGCGATGAGGAACGCAAGGAAAGCCGGTCGATGGGTGGTCGGCATGTCCCTCAGGGTGGCCTCGAAGGGAACGGTGTCCCCCTGTGGATCCTCTTGGATGCCTCGCTCCAGAGACCGTTGAGCCTCTTGCCGAAGCGATCAGTGGAGTCGTTCAG
This genomic window contains:
- a CDS encoding Uma2 family endonuclease; translated protein: MRVQVQRRLFTVEEYHRMAEAGILSEDDRVELIEGELVTMSPIGSRHAACVKRLVRLLDRAVGDRAIVGAQDPIRLGTRSEPQPDVALLRYRPDFYASAH
- a CDS encoding xanthine dehydrogenase family protein molybdopterin-binding subunit, with product MTIGQRIPMRDGHLKATGRLKFGADLRLPDLLYARLVLSPHAHGRLRRIETAPARAVPGVVAVLTAADLPWFQREPESHARALLAWERVVYYGQPVAVVLAESEAAAADSAARVEIDIEPLPAVVDPLKAMAPDAPRIWPGGRPGVRADAGAHAADVGSASEGSAVLPPNVSDHVRYTRGEIARGFEEADLVLELTYRTASVHQAYIEPHTTTAALDPATETLTIWTSTQDPFGVREEVADFLGWPENRIRVVPTPVGGGFGGKFTLLEPLVAALAIHTRRPVRLTLTRQEEFLIGTPAHASIITLKTGVKRDGTLTALQARVIFDAGAFPGSPARIAANLLGSFYRFPHYEIEAFEVLTHKPGVGAYRAPGAPQALFALESQMDEMARQLGLDPLEFRLRNVMGEGDELPSGKRYGPIGLRACLEALREHPLWREGRREPGEGIGLAVGGWHGGLEPAAAMCHVDRDGSVRIYVGAVDLQGTHTAMAQLAASILGVPLEQVRILQGDTDTSPYAGASGGSKTIYTVGLAVQRAAEEARQQILRIAAEHLEVAPEDLEIHDGQIYVRGVPEPRMRVGEVAALAQRFGGKFEPVFGRGTSAQREQAPGFAAMLVRVRVDPETGRVTVREVVVAQDVGRALNPLLIEGQMHGGAAQGLGWGLWEALRYDENGVALTASFLDYALPIAPEVPPIETRIVEVPSPHGPFGARGVGEPPVVPGAAAVANAIRDAVGVRMTELPITPERLWTAMTARMIAETRLRHEWGD
- a CDS encoding DUF433 domain-containing protein, translated to MELRHYRFRRITMDPNKCMGKPCIRGLRIPVSSILNYLSSGMTIEEILQEWPELEREDIYEALAFAAFMLEERVLPLEEVRTQ
- a CDS encoding DUF5615 family PIN-like protein, producing MRFLLNMNMPRSLSKHLQDKGYSCRHAGDIGLSHAEDWQIIEEARRQEEIILTHDLDYGRLLAFTRQSSPSIIIFRTRRSQPDQIFQKLIDILPQVEEYLRRGSIIVVEDQIIRIRRLPFDEPRR
- a CDS encoding CoA-acylating methylmalonate-semialdehyde dehydrogenase, translated to MGSEVLRNYIGGQWVASATDTYLEVRNPALDAVIARVPLSTVEEVNRAVAAAREAFESWRRLPIPVRARYLLRLRDQVERRFEDLARTIVQEHGKTLEEARGEMQRTLENIEAAAGMFTALMGYHTPQVADGIDEECILEPVGVFCCIAPFNFPAMIPSWFFPYALVAGNTYIVKPSEICPITQTRIFELIHEVGFPPGVINMVHGGKEVVDALLTHPDVAGVSFVGSTPVAKYVYATAAAHGKRAQCHGGAKNALVVMPDADLERTVPAILSSAFGSAGQRCLAGSLVMAVGEIHKPLRRALVEGASRIRVGYGLDEGVQMGPVVSRKALERIHRYIELGVREEAELILDGRGIRVPGYPNGYFIGPTIFDEVQPKMTIACEEIFGPVLGVIRVRDLEEALEIINGLPYGNAASLFTRDGRAAREFRLRVRAGNVGINIGVAAPIAPYPFAGQKQSFFGDLHGQGMDTLYFFTDRKVVITRWF
- a CDS encoding xylulokinase; translated protein: MPGERWILTMDLGTTGPKVGLVSTQGELLAWEKEPTRLSLLSDGGAEQDPHEWWEAIRRATHRLLEGIPEARERIVAIGCTGMWSTLVPVDREGAPLTPAILWMDARGAPEVEEMFGGFPSVAGYRLDRLILWIRLTGGVPGHSGKDSFAHLLYLRRRRPEVYRETWKFLEAKDYLNLRLTGCAAASYDSVALFWLTDNRDILRIDYHPALLRTAGVDREKLPDLRKAVEILGPLRPEAARDLDLRPGIPVIVGTPDVQAGAVGSGAVADEAPHLYLGTSSWLTCHVPFRRVDLLRNMTTLPSAIPGRYFIANEQETAGACLQVLGRLLQDPTATAPLPEPLLDALAAQAPPGSGGLLFTPWLYGERTPVEDSALRGGFFNLSLETQREHLVRAVFEGVAYNTRWLLEAVEAFLRHRVEDIRFIGGGARSAVWGQIMADVLNRTIHTVQEPQLAALRGVALLATVALGELTWAEIPERVPIAATFRPDPAHRARYDALFREFLALYRATRGIYRRLHRRRSLFV
- a CDS encoding pyridoxal phosphate-dependent decarboxylase family protein produces the protein MPREDGLWGFLRRRLRSWLARLERPVRAVPGVERRLEEEYAEVLRGLEPLLKPYRDLPAFHRLPPEGRSPEWVFQHLEALAAREEPRWRKGYASGAVYHGGGPHVAFLNRVYALFSQTNPLHPDLWPSVARMEAEIVSMTAHMLGADAAGEEIVGTVTSCGTESILLALKAYRDWARETRGIVRPEVVLPVTAHAAFEKAAQLLGLRLIYVPVDAGYRADVAAMARAITRRTIVLVASAPSFPHGIIDPVPEIATLARAHGIGCHVDACLGGFILPWAERLGYPVPPFDFRLPGVTSISVDPHKYGYAPKGVSVILYRGRALRRYQYFAATDWPGGLYATPTLLGSRPGGLIAAAWAAMVALGEQGYLEATRAILETAARIREGIRQIAGLEVMGDPLWVIAFTSKEFDIYRVLERMGQRGWSLNALQHPPAVHLAVTLRHTQPGVAERFLEDLRESVAWVRAHPEERGALAPVYGMAATLPFRGVVRDLLHRYLDLLYTP
- a CDS encoding alpha-glucosidase → MTSLRWWQRAVFYQIYPRSFADANGDGIGDLEGIRRHLDYLQDLGVEAIWLCPHYPSPLVDWGYDVADYTNVAPEYGTLEDFRRLLEDAHRRNIRVILDLVLNHTSDQHPWFQESRSRCDHPKRDWYIWRDGKDGEPPNNWYSAFGGSAWEYDPQTGQYYYHFFFKEQPDLNWRNPAVKRAMFDVVRFWLDMGVDGFRLDAVGTIFEDPALPDQTAPMSYPEWLKAWNAATDEAERERLWRIRQEMFRYQEDLPEVHDLMRELRALVNAYGDVVLVGETEDLAYYGNGEDELHLVFNFPLMKAPRLTPAVVRANQRERLAGLPPGAWPCNTMGNHDVSRVLSRYGDGRHDREIARIAAALMLTLWGTPFLYYGEEIGMRDLILTDLSLFKDPLGRWWYTVERELFGTPHEEAVIRGAQFGRDKCRTPMQWSRAPNAGFCPPGVAPWLPVHPNYQEGVNVADQLEEPDSLLAFYRRLIRLRQRTPALLAGEYVPLAEDSEEALIFLRRLREDGSACLVAMNMSEGPAHVRLDLPTWGRCLFSTHRKEGAEEALRELRLAPFEITLMELLRR
- a CDS encoding class I SAM-dependent methyltransferase, with product MLELSRQEQARRRYQAQRPGWRPAGDVLNALLEPLLLPYVRALDAGCGRWGVLGRFQERVGLAVGVDADFPSLRENRILPLRAQARLEALPFPAWTFDLVLCTWVIEHLPEPQLAFREIARVLKPGGRLLLLTPNARHPLIALGRAIPSRWRRPLVRRLYGRAPQDIFPTFYRANTPGALRRLLRAAGLQEIAWFEIEDPTYLAFHPLLFALAALYERLTAWRPLRGWRLHLVGLFARPLVDPPSPE